From the genome of bacterium:
AGGGAGGCGGGCAGTTGCCAACTCATGGCCGGGCCTCATGAAAAGGGGACGGACCGTGATCGATCCGCCCCCGTCCGATGCTGTCTCGATTGCCAGCTGTTGAGCTGGAACCTTCCATGGGAATCGCGCCCATGTCAAGACTGGTTTTCGCGAAATCCCAGCGCAACCTGGCGCCATGTGCACGGAAGCTGCGAGGCAACCGGGCCGACCAGGGCGACGCGGACCGCGAAGCAGCCAGGATCGTCAAGCTGCTAGGCCGCGCCGGGATGGCCGCCCTTCTTGCTGCGCTCGATGGACTGCAGCGCCAGGTAGCGGTCGCCGTAGCGCGTGAGGTTGTCCAGCTCCTGCTCGAACTCGTTGTAATGCCTTTCCTCGTCCTCGACAAGGCTCTCGAAGACCTTCTTGGAGACGGCGTCGGCGGCAGCCCCGCACTCGTTGGCCCACAGATTGTAGTCGCGGGCACTCTCCTCCTCCATCTTCATGGCGAGGGCCAACATGTCCTGCACCTCGGTCTTCTGCAGGACCTCGACGGCGGGCTTCATGAAAACCTGTCCCTTGAGGAAGAGAATGCGCTCGGCCAGGCGCTCGACGTGGATCATCTCCTCGATGGCGATGCGCCGGAACAGGCTGGAGAGCAGCTCCAGGCCCTGGTCGTCGCAATGA
Proteins encoded in this window:
- a CDS encoding ferritin-like domain-containing protein codes for the protein MHPKSIELLNKAVADELAAVHQYMFFHFHCDDQGLELLSSLFRRIAIEEMIHVERLAERILFLKGQVFMKPAVEVLQKTEVQDMLALAMKMEEESARDYNLWANECGAAADAVSKKVFESLVEDEERHYNEFEQELDNLTRYGDRYLALQSIERSKKGGHPGAA